Proteins co-encoded in one Rhodothermales bacterium genomic window:
- a CDS encoding undecaprenyl-diphosphate phosphatase, translating into MHWWEAVLLGLIQGLTEFLPVSSSGHLVLAQHLLGLSPKGSHNVTFDVFVHFGTAMSILTVYRHRILEILTETLRALGKPAQLPRQYHTNETFRTACFILLTMIPTGITYILFKDFLEARFSDPRFTCAMLLVTGTLLLLTQLRKNPSGPITPIKALLIGVAQSVAMLPGISRSGSTICAALYQNVTPQRAADFSFLMLLPVVIGATLIKGMEVLQTGIEISWTNFGIGAIVAYASGILAIKVAIEFVRRGNLRYFAYYCFVVGALGLWLIT; encoded by the coding sequence ATGCATTGGTGGGAAGCGGTGTTACTCGGGCTCATACAGGGCCTCACTGAATTCTTACCCGTTTCCTCATCGGGCCATCTCGTGCTGGCGCAACACCTGCTTGGCCTATCGCCCAAGGGGTCGCATAACGTCACATTTGATGTATTTGTGCATTTTGGGACGGCCATGAGCATCCTCACCGTGTACCGGCACCGCATCCTCGAGATCCTCACCGAAACCCTGCGCGCGCTGGGCAAACCGGCCCAACTGCCCCGGCAGTACCATACCAACGAAACGTTCCGAACGGCCTGTTTCATCCTCCTGACGATGATCCCGACGGGCATAACGTACATCCTATTCAAAGACTTCCTGGAGGCCCGTTTTTCCGATCCGCGCTTCACCTGCGCCATGCTCCTCGTCACGGGCACGCTGCTCCTGTTGACCCAGCTCCGCAAAAACCCCTCGGGCCCCATCACCCCCATCAAGGCCCTGCTGATCGGCGTCGCCCAGTCGGTCGCGATGCTGCCGGGCATCTCGCGTTCCGGCTCTACCATCTGCGCCGCGCTCTACCAGAACGTGACGCCCCAGCGCGCGGCGGACTTTTCTTTCCTCATGCTTCTGCCCGTCGTGATTGGCGCCACGCTGATCAAGGGCATGGAGGTCCTTCAAACCGGCATCGAGATCTCCTGGACGAACTTCGGCATCGGCGCCATCGTTGCCTATGCATCGGGCATTCTCGCGATCAAGGTAGCCATCGAATTCGTCCGCCGGGGTAATCTGCGCTACTTTGCCTACTACTGTTTTGTGGTCGGGGCCCTGGGTCTGTGGCTGATCACGTGA
- a CDS encoding EcsC family protein: MRLSAYEKDVQRELETWQHGDASFLVKALNWAMQPMDWVVERVVPADLIDQASGAVEQFITMLNNASEWTIDTNDILAEARRRGLEVDDVADLRDQPLETLDAIARSFFNQNALLAAVEGGGTGLGGAVFIAADIPLLFGINLRLIQQIGAAYGFLLRGPSYEPLVLSIFNVASSNEPRAKHEAMREISVAAAAIANNLEYKGRVTGTFRDQNRHLPREIAKNILGRKIAQAIPIAGAAVGAGINYWFTTETAETTYMLFRALYLERKQRL, from the coding sequence ATGCGGCTCTCGGCTTACGAAAAAGACGTCCAACGCGAGTTGGAGACGTGGCAACACGGGGATGCCTCCTTCCTCGTCAAAGCGCTCAACTGGGCCATGCAGCCCATGGACTGGGTAGTGGAGCGTGTAGTCCCGGCGGACCTCATCGATCAGGCCAGCGGCGCCGTCGAGCAGTTCATCACGATGCTCAACAACGCCTCGGAATGGACGATCGACACCAACGACATCCTCGCGGAAGCGCGCCGGCGCGGGTTGGAGGTGGACGATGTGGCGGACCTCCGCGATCAGCCCCTGGAAACCCTCGATGCCATCGCCCGGAGCTTCTTCAATCAGAACGCCCTGCTCGCCGCGGTAGAAGGCGGCGGTACCGGACTCGGCGGCGCGGTGTTTATAGCCGCGGACATCCCCCTGCTGTTTGGCATCAATCTTCGGTTGATCCAGCAGATCGGCGCGGCCTACGGATTCCTTTTGCGCGGCCCGTCGTACGAACCCCTCGTCCTATCGATCTTTAACGTGGCCTCAAGCAACGAGCCCCGCGCGAAACACGAGGCCATGCGCGAGATCAGCGTCGCCGCGGCGGCCATCGCCAACAACCTGGAGTACAAAGGCCGGGTTACAGGCACATTCCGGGATCAGAACCGCCACCTGCCGCGCGAGATTGCGAAGAATATCCTTGGGCGAAAAATCGCTCAGGCCATACCGATTGCCGGCGCCGCCGTCGGCGCGGGCATCAACTACTGGTTCACCACCGAAACGGCCGAAACCACCTATATGCTGTTCCGCGCGCTCTACCTCGAACGCAAACAGCGGCTCTAG
- a CDS encoding sigma-54 dependent transcriptional regulator: protein MRSRIFVVDDDHHYARMISYHLDKNPAYEVTVFASGNEMLEQLDEQPHVIVLDIMMPGIGGIETLKTIKKRYPDLPVIMMSAQGVVDTAVEAMKAGAYDYITKGRDDLNKLSIVAKNALDRVSMSQELENLREEVSAQYSIEGLIGESAAMQASYRLIHKTLRGDLTVAIQGESGTGKELVAKAIHYNSVRKNGPFVVVNCAAIPRELMESEFFGHEKGSFTGAHARKIGKFEQADGGTIFLDEIGELNLDLQAKLLRALQNFEITRVGGNDTIRFDARVISATNRDLIPMIRKGDFREDLYYRLCQFPIQLPPLRDRGQDILLLAHTFLSTYLNAHPEFKGKKLSTEARKVILNYAWPGNVRELKSAIERAILISDSAEISVEDLMLHERTMISAWADRSAGAQPSSTAVAESRPRPKAQHHESENGIEVEIEQVAGVTLGHNGTDIVPLEELKQQAVERAYRICDGNVDKAAVELGIGRATMYRLLKKYELIG from the coding sequence ATGCGATCCAGGATTTTTGTTGTCGACGACGACCACCACTATGCCCGCATGATCAGCTACCACCTGGATAAAAATCCAGCGTACGAGGTCACGGTTTTTGCAAGCGGCAACGAGATGCTGGAGCAGCTGGATGAGCAGCCCCACGTAATCGTCCTGGATATCATGATGCCGGGCATCGGGGGGATTGAGACCCTCAAGACGATCAAAAAGCGGTATCCGGATCTCCCCGTGATCATGATGTCCGCCCAGGGTGTTGTAGATACGGCGGTAGAAGCGATGAAGGCCGGCGCGTACGACTATATTACGAAGGGAAGGGACGACCTCAATAAGCTTTCCATCGTTGCCAAGAATGCGCTGGACCGCGTCTCGATGTCGCAGGAGTTAGAAAATCTGCGTGAGGAAGTGTCGGCCCAGTACAGCATCGAGGGGTTGATCGGCGAAAGCGCGGCCATGCAGGCCTCGTATAGGCTCATCCACAAGACCCTCCGGGGCGACCTCACTGTCGCCATCCAGGGCGAAAGCGGCACCGGAAAAGAACTGGTCGCCAAGGCGATCCACTACAACTCCGTCCGTAAGAACGGTCCCTTCGTGGTGGTGAACTGCGCCGCCATTCCGCGCGAGCTGATGGAGAGCGAGTTCTTCGGCCACGAAAAAGGGTCGTTCACGGGCGCACACGCACGCAAGATCGGGAAGTTCGAACAGGCCGATGGTGGGACGATCTTCCTCGACGAAATCGGCGAGTTGAACCTGGATCTCCAGGCCAAACTTCTGCGGGCGCTCCAGAACTTCGAGATTACCCGCGTGGGCGGGAACGATACGATTCGGTTCGACGCACGCGTCATCTCGGCGACGAACCGGGACCTCATCCCGATGATCCGAAAGGGCGATTTTCGAGAAGATCTCTACTACCGCCTCTGTCAGTTCCCCATCCAACTCCCGCCGTTGCGCGACCGCGGCCAGGACATTCTGCTGCTCGCGCACACGTTCCTCAGCACCTACCTCAACGCGCACCCCGAATTCAAGGGCAAAAAGCTGTCGACCGAAGCGCGTAAGGTGATCCTCAATTATGCCTGGCCCGGCAACGTCCGCGAACTCAAGAGCGCGATCGAGCGGGCCATCCTGATTTCCGACAGCGCCGAGATTTCCGTCGAAGATTTGATGCTCCACGAGCGGACGATGATCTCGGCCTGGGCGGACCGATCCGCCGGAGCCCAGCCCTCTTCGACTGCCGTTGCTGAAAGCCGACCGCGGCCGAAGGCGCAACATCACGAGTCCGAGAACGGTATAGAGGTGGAAATCGAACAGGTGGCCGGCGTCACGCTCGGCCACAACGGGACGGACATCGTGCCGCTCGAAGAACTGAAACAGCAGGCTGTCGAACGCGCCTACCGCATTTGTGATGGCAATGTCGACAAGGCGGCCGTAGAACTTGGCATCGGACGGGCCACCATGTACCGATTACTGAAGAAGTACGAATTGATCGGCTAA
- the der gene encoding ribosome biogenesis GTPase Der yields MPLVAIVGRPNVGKSTFFNRLIETRQSIVHDEPGVTRDRIYGESVWNGVAFAVTDTGGYVAHSEDRFEKAIREQVEIATEEADLVLFVVDVMTGITGLDQELAQMLRRSKTPVIVVANKADNAERRWGTSEFYELGFEEIVAISALNGSGTGELLDIVVQRLPPPVVRDVADERPRIALIGRPNVGKSSLTNTLLDQNRSIVTEISGTTRDAIDATFKYHGREIILVDTAGLRKRARIVENVEYYAQLRTERAIQECDVAVLLIDATQGIESQDVRVLKQAEEMKKGLVVAVNKWDLIEKETNTARDFTADMHDRLKTLTYVPVVTVSAVTKQRVHKLLDTALDVAERRSTRIPTSKLNEAMLDAIGRTPPPLYRNRAIKIKYVTQVHERPPVFSFFCNYPQGVQESYRRFLEHQLRKAFPLEGVPFTIHFKAKSTR; encoded by the coding sequence ATGCCCTTAGTCGCTATTGTAGGACGCCCCAACGTGGGCAAGTCTACCTTTTTTAATCGGCTCATCGAAACACGTCAATCGATCGTTCACGACGAACCGGGCGTCACGCGGGACCGGATTTACGGGGAGTCCGTGTGGAACGGCGTGGCCTTCGCGGTTACCGACACCGGCGGCTATGTCGCCCACTCCGAGGATCGATTCGAAAAAGCGATCCGCGAACAAGTTGAGATCGCCACCGAAGAGGCGGATCTCGTCCTATTCGTCGTGGATGTCATGACCGGGATTACGGGGCTGGACCAGGAACTGGCGCAGATGCTACGCCGATCGAAGACGCCCGTGATCGTCGTGGCCAACAAAGCCGACAATGCGGAGCGGCGCTGGGGGACGAGCGAATTTTATGAACTCGGCTTTGAAGAAATCGTGGCTATCAGCGCGTTGAATGGGTCGGGCACGGGCGAGTTACTGGATATCGTCGTCCAGCGCCTGCCGCCTCCTGTCGTGCGCGACGTCGCCGACGAGCGGCCGCGCATCGCGCTGATCGGCCGGCCCAATGTGGGTAAGTCGTCGCTCACAAACACGTTGTTGGACCAGAACCGTTCGATCGTAACCGAGATCAGCGGCACCACGCGCGACGCCATCGACGCCACGTTTAAATACCACGGCCGCGAGATCATACTCGTCGACACAGCCGGCCTGAGGAAACGAGCCCGCATCGTCGAAAACGTGGAGTATTACGCCCAGTTGCGGACTGAACGCGCGATCCAGGAATGTGATGTGGCTGTACTCCTCATCGACGCGACACAGGGCATCGAGTCCCAGGACGTCCGGGTCCTCAAGCAGGCCGAAGAGATGAAAAAAGGGCTCGTGGTCGCGGTCAATAAGTGGGATCTCATCGAAAAAGAAACCAACACGGCCCGCGATTTCACCGCAGACATGCACGACCGGCTCAAAACCCTCACGTACGTGCCCGTGGTTACGGTATCAGCCGTGACTAAACAGAGGGTGCACAAATTGCTGGACACGGCGCTCGACGTCGCGGAACGCCGCAGCACACGCATCCCGACGAGTAAGCTCAACGAGGCCATGCTCGATGCGATCGGCCGGACGCCGCCCCCGCTCTACCGCAACCGGGCGATCAAGATCAAATACGTCACCCAGGTACACGAGCGCCCACCCGTCTTCAGCTTTTTCTGCAACTACCCACAGGGCGTGCAGGAGTCGTACCGCCGCTTCCTGGAGCATCAACTGCGCAAAGCATTCCCGCTCGAAGGCGTCCCTTTTACGATCCACTTCAAGGCCAAGTCCACGCGTTAG